tttaaaacataattatataaaaaaaattattacatgtCTATCCTTTTTCTAGGTGATAAAACCCGATttatttaaatggaaaaaacaatgtttaatatattatatttatttaacaagTGTTTCCTCGTCAACCCATAGTAAAATGGGCCAAGCTTAATTCAATTTCAGCCTTCAAACCAAGGCTCGGACTCGTTTGTTCACTTTGCCAATCCACCACCACATAATACATGTCATGCAATAATGtagcttatatgtatatatataaataagacaGCTGACTGCAATAATTGCATGCTGGTATTATAGTCATTCTTAAATggcatctttttttattttttatcatactGTTTctgtttaataataataataataataataattacgaATAATACGAATCGAGTCATTGATGTTTCGTACGTATGCTTTAATAATTGCGTTTAAATatgtagaatttctttttttatttttcagaaccATAAAAGATGTCATGGTAGAAACTTTACTATGTAGACTTTGTGGTAGGAGGAATTTTACAATTCAATATCCAAGTTATCACCATTCTTAAAATTCTAATGCtgaaatagatttgatgagatCATATTGATGGTCAGatattaataaagagaaaatatatttacaatcgtgaattaTGAATAGAatattcttcctttttcttttcaatgttaTTGAAGCTTAAAAATGACTTCTAAACAAATTTGTTCTATAGGTTTCATGATTGGTTTTACCTTTTATTGTTTAGATGTGAAATTACGAGATGTATTTCGTTTTAACACAAACAACCTCCGTCGGTTCCAATAATAATGTCCTTTTTAATTTTCCCAAGTTGTCATAACCATAGTGATCTatcaaagagaaatattataaagaaactttaaattatattcttacacCTAATTAATATGcagtttatcatttttgttattttatttaaatgcaCGTATATTTAAGCTGCTAAgcattaagataaaaaaaataaaaatgaaaaatcatataatGTTTATTAAGGTgtgatttggatagtaagatgagatgaaattattttagatgaaagttgaaagtataataaaatattattttataatattattattattttaaaatttaaaaaaattaaattatttattatattttataaaaatttaaaaaaattacaatggaAAGACGAGACTGACTGTTCAAACCAGACAATTTCAAGTCTTGCGCGTGAAAGTGGAAAAGAGTGGCAGAGAGATCATATCCTACGTAGAATATGTTGCAATGAATGACCGTTGactctcaaaaagaaaaagtccaataaattcaacaaaacgcgtctcttttattttccacTAAATTTCCATCTCCCTTCGTAGATGGTAGGGGGAAAAGGAACAGATGTTTAATTGACCACATTCAACCCCTGCAGAGTGCAGTTCAGAGGGTATAGAAAGACCGatcatttttcatgaatatgcaggaaaaaagaaaaatcttttaAAGAACGGAAACCATGTTTTTATTAGAGAAGCTGGTAATCTCTTGTACAGATTATTTGAATTGGCGGAAAAAGAATGAGAGTCGACATGAGAGACAGGCAGAAAGGAAAAGACTGTTTCTAGACAACGGAAGCAAGGTCTTGGAGGAGCTGGTTGCCACTTGTAATGGCAAGCATACTCCAATCCGTAGCTTCTCCCATGAAGAACTCAGGTTAGCAACCGATAACTTTGATGGTCGTCGTGTTCTTCATAAAATCAGGAGTTATAAATGGTACAAGGGTTCTCTCGATGACCGAATAATTTCCATTAAGAAGTACGAAAAAGATTCGATCGAGCAAGAATATGTCGTCACCGATATCGCCATTTCTGCAAAAGTAAGCGCTCACCAGAATGTTTTAAAGCTAGTAGGGTGCTGTCTCGAGACTCAACTGCCCACTTTAGTATATGAATCTGCCGTTGGGACCCTTGCCGATCGTATCTATGTTATCAAAGACGATGGAACTCGGAACGAATGTCAGCCCATGGCATGGCAGAGCAGGTTGAAGATTACAAGGGAGATTGCTCATGCTGTTGCATATCTCCACAACGCCTTCTCCAGACCCATCATTCATAGGGATATAAGATTGGGAAATATCTGGTTAAACCAACACGATGTTCCCAAACTGGCTGAATTCTCGCTCTGCATTTCGCTTCCCGAGGGTGAAACTTTTGTACAAGATGATGTGCGTGGGAGTATCGGGTTCTTATGCCCAAGCTATGTTGCTACCGGCAAGGTAACAGAGAAAACAGATGTCTATAGTTTTGGAATGCTGCTGTTGGTGATTTTAACAGCGCAACG
This genomic interval from Juglans microcarpa x Juglans regia isolate MS1-56 chromosome 4D, Jm3101_v1.0, whole genome shotgun sequence contains the following:
- the LOC121259149 gene encoding non-functional pseudokinase ZED1-like, whose translation is MFLLEKLVISCTDYLNWRKKNESRHERQAERKRLFLDNGSKVLEELVATCNGKHTPIRSFSHEELRLATDNFDGRRVLHKIRSYKWYKGSLDDRIISIKKYEKDSIEQEYVVTDIAISAKVSAHQNVLKLVGCCLETQLPTLVYESAVGTLADRIYVIKDDGTRNECQPMAWQSRLKITREIAHAVAYLHNAFSRPIIHRDIRLGNIWLNQHDVPKLAEFSLCISLPEGETFVQDDVRGSIGFLCPSYVATGKVTEKTDVYSFGMLLLVILTAQRPYNRGRATSADEEEDASLVNYVRNHAISQIVDPALRVDGSESGVLIGMEEQLQSVLQLALTCVDEDPEIRPTMIDVTEELRRIERFVS